From the Spirochaetota bacterium genome, one window contains:
- a CDS encoding nucleotidyl transferase AbiEii/AbiGii toxin family protein: MNAVLDMLARRNPRTRGEYEYALKQIIQEIALLGLWRGKFFEKAAFYGGSALRIFHGLDRFSEDLDFSLLRRSDGFDLADYFPFIVRELEGFGFDVEITMKEKNASGDVDTAFVKANTLVHFIKVGVPADIRDNVPANRLSKLKFEIDNDPPSGFEVESRFALEPVPFSVVLYTPPSLFAGKMHALLCRSWKSRVKGRDWYDFYWFVKNNTPLDLFHLEKRMEQSGHLEAGKPLSRAVFTRLLSDRIGSVDFSMAKKDVAPFLRDAGALEVWSAEFFLDVSRRIGFRIED; the protein is encoded by the coding sequence ATGAACGCCGTCCTCGATATGCTGGCGCGCCGAAATCCGCGGACGCGGGGGGAGTACGAATACGCCCTCAAACAGATTATCCAGGAAATAGCCCTTCTGGGCCTGTGGAGGGGCAAGTTTTTCGAAAAGGCCGCGTTTTACGGCGGAAGCGCTCTCAGGATTTTTCATGGACTCGACCGTTTTTCGGAGGACCTCGATTTTTCCCTGCTGAGGCGATCGGATGGGTTCGATCTTGCCGATTATTTCCCTTTCATTGTCCGGGAGCTCGAGGGGTTCGGTTTTGATGTGGAAATCACGATGAAAGAAAAAAACGCCTCCGGCGATGTCGATACCGCTTTTGTTAAGGCCAATACGCTGGTCCATTTCATTAAAGTCGGGGTTCCCGCGGACATTCGCGATAACGTTCCGGCCAACCGTCTCTCGAAGTTGAAATTTGAAATCGATAACGACCCCCCGTCCGGTTTCGAGGTCGAATCGCGTTTCGCGCTGGAGCCGGTTCCCTTCAGCGTTGTGCTGTATACGCCGCCCTCCCTTTTCGCGGGTAAAATGCATGCGCTCCTGTGCAGGTCGTGGAAAAGCCGCGTTAAAGGGCGCGACTGGTACGATTTTTACTGGTTCGTTAAAAATAACACGCCGCTCGACCTGTTTCACCTCGAAAAAAGGATGGAACAGAGCGGCCATCTCGAAGCGGGGAAACCGCTGTCAAGAGCGGTTTTTACGAGGCTTCTTTCGGACAGAATCGGCTCGGTCGACTTTTCCATGGCGAAAAAAGACGTCGCCCCCTTTCTCCGCGACGCCGGAGCGCTGGAGGTGTGGTCGGCCGAATTCTTTCTTGATGTTTCGCGGAGGATTGGTTTTAGGATTGAAGATTGA